A stretch of Fundicoccus culcitae DNA encodes these proteins:
- a CDS encoding MotA/TolQ/ExbB proton channel family protein, with protein MSLLQPILDNFFKFDFLIILIAVFAWFIYWYCMKLSNELMTMLEPKGDLSQGKKTREQLNQHVDFYLGVDGERRITEKLKQVNQYYVIFINICAIFPLMGLLGTVISLIPMVGTMETALFFAALTSTFWGIVFAIIFKALNGFLQAKVEQGNQQVNTYLLRLDARQARELGDIKNV; from the coding sequence TTGAGTTTATTACAACCTATCCTCGATAATTTTTTTAAATTTGATTTCCTTATCATATTAATTGCTGTATTTGCTTGGTTTATTTATTGGTATTGTATGAAGTTAAGCAATGAATTAATGACGATGTTAGAACCTAAGGGCGATTTGTCGCAAGGCAAAAAAACCCGTGAGCAACTCAATCAACATGTCGATTTTTATCTGGGTGTAGATGGGGAGCGACGCATCACTGAGAAGCTGAAACAAGTCAATCAGTATTATGTGATTTTTATTAATATTTGTGCGATTTTCCCTTTGATGGGTTTGTTAGGGACAGTTATCTCCCTTATTCCTATGGTTGGGACGATGGAAACGGCATTGTTTTTCGCTGCCTTAACGTCAACTTTTTGGGGTATCGTTTTTGCGATTATTTTCAAAGCGTTGAATGGTTTTCTACAGGCAAAGGTTGAACAGGGGAATCAGCAAGTAAATACCTATCTGTTGCGTTTAGATGCACGTCAAGCTCGCGAACTAGGTGATATAAAAAATGTTTAA